One Dokdonia sp. Dokd-P16 genomic window carries:
- a CDS encoding vanadium-dependent haloperoxidase, producing the protein MKTAYHFLIVVLITACITSCASKDEPIVITPEHFHNAIDKVTEVIIHDIFSPPVASRIYAYPNIAAYEILAVNDTQFNSLSGQLAGLKSIPTPLKDATINFELAALVAHMEMSKRLIFSEQEIETYRDSLYTTWKESNEDVFIQSRDYGLEVAGHIAQWMDGDNYKQTRTMPKFSVYADEPSRWQPTPPAYMDGIEPHWNKIRPFTLTSADQFKPVPPPAFSLEEDSDFYKELKEVYDISKQITKDGDTSEEIAIAQFWDCNPYVSVTRGHLMFATKKITPGGHWIGITKIASKKAGFDVMNTLHAYAKTSIAMNDAFISCWDEKYRSNLIRPETLINNHIDDSWKPILQTPPFPEYVSGHSVVSGAASETLTSIFGDDFSFDDDTEIAYGLPVRSFTSFKAAAEEAAVSRMYGGIHYRAAVAIGLDQGKKLGQFVVSTLEMKNETMVATN; encoded by the coding sequence ATGAAAACAGCATACCACTTTCTTATAGTTGTCCTTATTACTGCATGCATCACTTCTTGCGCGTCAAAAGATGAGCCTATTGTCATTACTCCAGAGCACTTTCATAATGCAATAGATAAGGTTACCGAGGTTATTATACATGACATTTTCTCACCACCTGTTGCGAGTCGTATTTATGCGTATCCTAATATTGCAGCTTATGAAATACTAGCCGTAAATGATACTCAATTTAACTCTCTTTCTGGACAGCTAGCAGGCCTTAAAAGTATTCCAACTCCATTAAAGGACGCGACTATAAACTTTGAACTTGCAGCACTCGTTGCTCACATGGAAATGAGCAAGCGTCTCATATTTTCTGAGCAAGAAATTGAGACATATAGAGATAGCCTATACACAACATGGAAAGAGAGTAATGAGGATGTTTTTATACAGTCTCGAGATTATGGGCTAGAAGTAGCAGGCCATATCGCACAATGGATGGACGGTGATAACTATAAACAGACGCGCACAATGCCAAAGTTTTCTGTGTATGCAGATGAGCCTTCTCGCTGGCAGCCTACGCCTCCAGCATACATGGACGGCATAGAACCTCACTGGAATAAAATAAGACCATTTACACTTACATCTGCAGACCAATTTAAGCCTGTACCACCACCTGCTTTCTCACTAGAAGAAGATTCAGATTTTTATAAGGAGCTTAAAGAGGTTTATGACATAAGCAAGCAAATCACAAAAGATGGTGACACCTCAGAAGAGATTGCGATTGCTCAGTTTTGGGATTGTAATCCATACGTATCTGTAACTCGTGGTCACTTAATGTTTGCTACCAAGAAGATTACTCCTGGAGGTCACTGGATAGGTATTACAAAGATTGCTTCAAAGAAGGCAGGTTTTGATGTAATGAATACATTACATGCCTATGCAAAAACATCTATCGCCATGAACGATGCGTTTATCTCTTGCTGGGATGAAAAATATCGATCTAACCTGATACGCCCAGAAACACTAATCAACAATCACATAGACGACTCGTGGAAACCTATATTACAAACGCCTCCGTTTCCTGAGTATGTGAGTGGACACTCTGTAGTATCTGGTGCGGCATCTGAGACATTGACTAGCATTTTTGGCGATGACTTTTCTTTTGATGATGATACAGAAATAGCATACGGACTTCCGGTGCGTAGCTTCACATCTTTTAAAGCCGCGGCTGAGGAAGCTGCTGTGAGCCGTATGTATGGAGGAATACACTATCGTGCTGCAGTAGCAATAGGACTAGACCAAGGCAAAAAGCTAGGACAGTTTGTTGTCTCTACACTCGAGATGAAAAATGAAACAATGGTTGCAACTAACTAA
- a CDS encoding GyrI-like domain-containing protein, with protein MMKKVIALLFIILIAVAGWYFFLKPGDFTAKIKAKGNLGTIEQSIKNWNERALITDVKIGEENIQLTQEFTRQDSTHIYEWNIVKIHDSLSEITVHVTDPTHSISNRLHSVFKTTDFKKSATATVLEFNELLQDHLDRITVTIIGEEELPAKFYAYTTLEGLQILKAGGMMRDINHLQGTMASYDIALDGRPFVQITDWNRETDSIKYHFAFPIIERDSLPQVKDIKYGSRPATKAIKAIYNGNYITSDRAWYALLNYAKSNNIRVDPKPTEVFYNNPNMGGDESNWKTEIYMPIIN; from the coding sequence ATGATGAAAAAAGTTATAGCGCTATTATTTATTATCTTAATTGCAGTTGCAGGCTGGTACTTCTTTTTAAAACCAGGAGACTTTACTGCAAAAATAAAAGCCAAAGGAAACCTAGGAACCATCGAGCAATCTATAAAAAACTGGAACGAACGAGCTCTAATTACTGATGTAAAAATAGGAGAGGAAAATATCCAACTTACACAAGAGTTCACAAGGCAAGACTCCACTCATATCTATGAGTGGAATATAGTTAAAATACACGACTCGCTTTCTGAGATTACTGTACACGTAACAGATCCTACACATTCAATAAGCAATCGTTTGCATAGTGTTTTTAAGACTACAGATTTTAAGAAAAGTGCGACGGCAACGGTTTTAGAATTTAATGAACTACTACAAGATCACTTAGACAGAATTACAGTAACTATAATAGGTGAAGAAGAGTTACCAGCAAAGTTTTATGCCTACACAACTTTAGAGGGGTTACAAATTCTCAAAGCAGGCGGAATGATGCGTGACATAAACCACCTCCAAGGCACGATGGCATCTTATGACATAGCACTTGATGGCCGTCCATTTGTACAAATAACAGACTGGAACCGCGAGACAGATAGTATAAAATATCACTTTGCTTTCCCTATAATTGAGCGTGACTCGCTCCCGCAAGTAAAAGATATAAAGTATGGATCAAGACCGGCCACAAAAGCTATTAAAGCTATCTATAATGGCAATTATATCACTTCAGATCGCGCTTGGTATGCCTTACTTAATTATGCAAAAAGCAATAACATCAGAGTAGACCCAAAGCCAACTGAAGTATTTTATAATAATCCTAACATGGGTGGAGACGAGAGCAATTGGAAAACAGAAATCTACATGCCGATAATAAACTAG
- a CDS encoding pentapeptide repeat-containing protein, with the protein MSNFFDDQDFESIDFTLQSFKKGEYDNCTFTDCNFENLHVSNTSFLECTFIDCNLTNVKFGGTTLNQVIFDSCKLLGADFSVCQPFMLDIRFRESILQLANFTQLPLKGTSFTSCQVTEVDFTSADLSQATFTGSTLSKTIFDNTNLTKADFIGAIDFTIDTTNNNMKGAIFSKDNLEGLVTHLQLNLK; encoded by the coding sequence ATGTCTAACTTTTTTGATGACCAAGATTTTGAATCCATAGATTTTACCTTACAATCCTTTAAAAAAGGTGAGTATGACAATTGCACATTTACAGACTGTAACTTTGAAAATCTTCATGTCTCAAATACAAGCTTTCTAGAATGTACATTCATAGATTGTAACCTTACTAATGTAAAATTTGGCGGCACCACTCTCAATCAAGTTATATTCGATTCGTGCAAGTTATTAGGCGCAGATTTCAGCGTTTGCCAGCCATTTATGTTAGATATACGCTTTCGCGAAAGCATACTACAGCTAGCAAATTTCACACAATTACCTTTAAAAGGAACATCTTTTACTTCTTGCCAAGTTACCGAGGTAGATTTTACTAGTGCAGATTTATCGCAGGCCACATTTACTGGATCAACATTGAGTAAAACCATCTTTGACAATACAAATCTTACTAAAGCAGATTTCATAGGGGCAATCGACTTTACTATTGACACTACAAATAACAATATGAAAGGTGCTATATTTTCTAAAGACAACTTGGAAGGACTCGTAACACACTTACAACTCAATCTTAAGTGA
- a CDS encoding DUF4230 domain-containing protein has translation MRNILFGAILTLLIVFGLRYCEHTQNEKEQLRANTALIEKQIKNVGKLIVTEGNYAQVFTYEDSKKFYVDVLSATKKALVIVNAEATIAYDLSKVTTEIDEVTKTVSITYIPEPELKINPNIEYYDVQQDYLNQFNARDYNIIKSRVQKGLEKEIKNSTLYTNAQNRLISELSKIYLLTSSLEWTLEYNGNIIDEAHPIKP, from the coding sequence ATGCGTAACATACTTTTTGGTGCAATACTCACCTTACTTATTGTCTTTGGCTTACGTTATTGCGAGCATACTCAAAATGAGAAAGAACAGCTGCGAGCAAATACCGCTCTTATAGAAAAACAAATTAAAAATGTAGGTAAGCTTATTGTTACAGAAGGTAACTATGCACAAGTTTTCACCTATGAAGATTCAAAAAAGTTCTATGTAGATGTACTTTCTGCTACAAAAAAGGCACTAGTGATAGTAAATGCCGAAGCAACCATTGCCTACGATCTTTCTAAGGTTACTACAGAAATTGATGAGGTCACAAAAACTGTAAGCATTACCTATATCCCAGAACCTGAGTTGAAAATTAATCCTAATATAGAATATTACGATGTGCAGCAGGACTACCTCAACCAGTTTAATGCTCGAGATTATAATATCATAAAATCACGCGTACAAAAAGGACTTGAGAAGGAAATTAAAAATTCTACCTTGTACACAAATGCACAAAACAGACTCATCTCGGAGCTGTCTAAAATTTATCTCCTTACTAGTTCGCTAGAATGGACGCTAGAATATAATGGCAATATTATAGATGAAGCACACCCTATTAAACCTTAA
- a CDS encoding glycoside hydrolase family 65 protein, translating to MHIDYITPNSWSIIEEGWNPDNIKSSESLMALGNGAMGQRANFEEDYSGATFQGSYIGGVYYPDKTRVGWWKNGYPEYFAKVLNAPSWIGIKVTVNGESLDLHTCKEVKDFRRELDMKSGVLYRSFNATLQNDVDITVKSTRFLSMKMDELGAINYEVTPINKDATISYEPYLDSGITNEDSNWDDKFWNTLEVSEDGDMAFITAHTMKTEFHVCTMMHNSFNIDGRKVALSRKRTNTTETYIGHVYETEISQGETFSIHKLGGYVSSLNHEQDNLVNAATTVINEAAAVGFDALQQFQKEVWAKTWEMSDITIDGDVKAQQGIRFNIFHLNQTYTGQDSRLNIGPKGFTGEKYGGSTYWDTEAYCIPFYMATKDQQVARQLLTYRYNQLDKAIENAEKLGFSGGAALYPMVTMNGEECHNEWEITFEEIHRNGSMVYAIYNYERYTGDTTYIPEMGLEVIIAVARFWRQRATFSKAKNAYVILGVTGPNEYENNVNNNWFTNYIAKWCMEFAFAKAELIRDTQKQDWSRISGKTHLSYDEMLSWKSTAEQMYFPYSEEHDVFLQQDGFLDKELITVADLPKSNRPINQKWSWDRILRSPYIKQADTLQGFYFFEDHFTQENLEKHFDFYEPFTVHESSLSPCVHAIQAAKLGRMDQAYEFYLRTSRLDLDDYNKEVEEGLHITSMAGTWQSVVEGFGGMRVKNDTLSFETKIPDAWEAYSFKVNFRGQILKVEVNKSETAFTLVSGEALDIIVNGNEQTVKA from the coding sequence ATGCATATAGATTATATCACACCAAATAGTTGGTCCATTATAGAAGAGGGATGGAACCCAGATAACATAAAATCTTCAGAGAGTTTAATGGCACTGGGAAATGGAGCCATGGGGCAACGCGCAAATTTTGAAGAAGATTATAGCGGAGCAACTTTTCAAGGAAGCTATATAGGAGGTGTTTATTATCCAGATAAAACTCGTGTAGGCTGGTGGAAAAATGGATATCCAGAATACTTTGCAAAAGTGCTCAATGCTCCTAGCTGGATAGGTATAAAAGTGACTGTAAATGGTGAGAGCCTAGATTTACATACGTGTAAAGAGGTAAAAGATTTCCGTCGCGAACTTGATATGAAAAGCGGTGTATTGTACAGAAGCTTTAATGCGACCTTACAAAATGATGTAGATATTACAGTAAAGTCTACTCGCTTTTTGAGCATGAAAATGGATGAGCTAGGTGCTATTAACTACGAAGTAACACCTATTAATAAAGATGCAACTATAAGTTATGAACCATATTTAGATAGCGGCATAACTAATGAAGATTCTAATTGGGATGATAAGTTTTGGAACACGCTAGAGGTTTCAGAAGATGGTGATATGGCTTTTATCACGGCACACACCATGAAGACAGAGTTTCATGTGTGCACTATGATGCATAATAGCTTTAATATAGATGGTAGAAAGGTTGCGCTTTCGCGAAAGCGTACTAATACTACAGAAACATATATTGGGCATGTTTATGAAACAGAAATCTCTCAAGGAGAAACGTTTAGTATTCATAAATTAGGAGGATATGTAAGTAGCCTTAATCATGAGCAAGATAATCTTGTAAACGCTGCTACGACTGTAATTAATGAAGCAGCTGCAGTTGGTTTTGATGCGTTACAACAATTTCAAAAGGAGGTGTGGGCGAAGACCTGGGAAATGTCTGATATTACTATAGATGGTGACGTAAAGGCGCAACAAGGTATACGCTTTAATATCTTTCATCTCAATCAAACATATACGGGACAAGATAGCCGCCTTAATATAGGTCCAAAAGGATTTACAGGTGAGAAGTATGGAGGATCAACTTATTGGGATACGGAAGCATATTGTATACCTTTTTACATGGCAACTAAGGATCAACAAGTAGCTAGGCAGTTACTCACCTATCGTTATAATCAGCTGGATAAAGCTATTGAGAATGCAGAGAAGCTAGGCTTCTCAGGAGGTGCTGCATTATACCCTATGGTCACAATGAACGGGGAAGAGTGTCATAACGAGTGGGAGATTACCTTTGAGGAGATACACCGCAATGGCTCTATGGTATATGCTATTTATAACTATGAGCGTTACACAGGCGATACTACTTATATTCCAGAAATGGGGCTAGAAGTGATTATAGCTGTGGCACGTTTCTGGAGACAGCGAGCAACTTTTTCTAAGGCTAAGAATGCCTATGTGATTCTAGGAGTTACAGGGCCTAATGAATATGAAAATAATGTAAACAATAACTGGTTTACAAACTATATCGCAAAGTGGTGTATGGAGTTCGCTTTTGCGAAAGCAGAATTGATAAGAGATACTCAAAAGCAAGACTGGTCACGTATATCTGGTAAAACTCATCTGTCTTACGACGAGATGCTCTCTTGGAAATCTACGGCAGAACAGATGTATTTCCCATATTCTGAAGAGCATGACGTATTCTTGCAACAAGATGGCTTCTTAGATAAAGAATTAATCACTGTAGCAGATTTACCAAAATCCAACCGACCTATTAATCAAAAATGGTCTTGGGATCGCATCTTGCGTTCGCCGTATATTAAACAAGCAGACACGTTACAAGGCTTTTACTTTTTTGAAGATCATTTTACTCAGGAAAATCTAGAAAAGCACTTTGATTTCTATGAACCATTTACGGTACATGAAAGTTCGCTGTCGCCATGTGTGCATGCTATACAAGCAGCTAAACTTGGAAGAATGGACCAGGCTTACGAATTCTACTTGCGTACATCAAGACTTGATCTAGATGATTACAATAAAGAAGTAGAAGAAGGTTTACATATCACGAGTATGGCTGGAACCTGGCAGAGCGTAGTAGAAGGCTTTGGAGGAATGCGAGTTAAAAATGACACACTATCTTTTGAAACTAAAATTCCAGACGCATGGGAAGCTTATTCTTTTAAAGTAAACTTTAGAGGACAGATTCTTAAGGTTGAGGTCAATAAAAGTGAGACAGCATTTACACTTGTGAGCGGAGAAGCGCTAGATATTATTGTAAATGGTAATGAGCAAACAGTAAAAGCATAA
- the pgmB gene encoding beta-phosphoglucomutase — translation MKKKAFLFDLDGVIVDTAKFHYLAWRNLAKEMNFDFTEEQNELFKGVSRVRSLEILLDLASYEATQEQKEHWLIQKNEEYLKYIEGMDDSEILPDVVRVLNFLHEKNQGVALGSASKNARPILTKLNLIQKFEAIVDGNDVTAAKPDPEVFLKGGEALKIERTDCIVFEDSIAGVQAANAAGMVSIGIGEKDVLHEADYVFTDFTEMSDAFLSSLIEA, via the coding sequence TTGAAAAAAAAAGCATTCTTATTTGACCTAGATGGCGTAATAGTAGATACAGCAAAATTTCATTACTTGGCATGGCGCAATCTCGCTAAGGAAATGAACTTTGATTTTACAGAAGAACAGAACGAACTTTTTAAAGGAGTAAGCCGTGTGCGATCGCTTGAAATCTTACTTGATCTAGCATCCTACGAAGCTACGCAAGAACAAAAAGAACACTGGCTTATACAGAAGAATGAAGAATACCTCAAATATATAGAGGGAATGGATGATAGTGAGATTCTTCCAGATGTAGTACGTGTATTAAACTTTTTACACGAAAAGAATCAAGGTGTCGCTCTTGGCAGTGCTAGTAAAAACGCTAGGCCTATCTTAACAAAACTTAATCTCATACAGAAATTTGAGGCTATTGTAGATGGTAATGATGTAACGGCTGCAAAGCCAGATCCAGAAGTATTTTTAAAAGGAGGAGAGGCTTTAAAAATAGAACGTACAGATTGTATTGTTTTTGAAGATTCTATTGCGGGAGTACAGGCGGCAAATGCTGCTGGAATGGTAAGTATAGGTATAGGAGAAAAAGATGTATTACATGAAGCAGATTATGTATTTACAGACTTTACAGAAATGAGTGACGCATTTTTATCCTCACTTATTGAAGCATAA
- a CDS encoding LacI family DNA-binding transcriptional regulator, with amino-acid sequence MKRKLTLKLIAKELDVSISTVSKALRDSAEISEDTRQKIKAFAKLYNYKPNNIALSLKNRKTRTIGIIIPQIVHHFFTTVIRGVEQMAREHNYNVIITLSNNDFDKEVLNMELLANGSTDGFILSLSKETMQKDDFRHLTEAIDQGMPVVMFDRVVDEIPCDKVLIDDREGAKLGVNHLIKTGCKKIAIITTDDYITIGKLRTKGYIEALESAGIKIDPDLILKLDAIDELNDKAKARIKHFLKGKDIDGVFTINEIFAVTAAKYIMEADKSIPEDVSIVSFSDGELSQHFVPSLTTVSQHGEQMGRKAAELLINKLERPEEEIEEYTTAYIETSLVERESTKRIK; translated from the coding sequence ATGAAAAGAAAACTCACCTTAAAATTAATTGCCAAAGAACTTGATGTTTCTATCTCTACTGTCTCAAAAGCACTGCGTGATAGTGCAGAAATAAGTGAAGACACACGCCAGAAGATTAAAGCCTTTGCAAAGCTGTATAATTATAAGCCTAATAATATCGCGTTAAGTCTTAAAAACAGGAAGACACGCACTATCGGGATTATTATACCGCAAATAGTGCATCACTTTTTTACCACTGTAATACGTGGAGTTGAGCAAATGGCGAGAGAGCACAATTACAATGTGATTATCACCCTTTCTAATAATGATTTTGATAAAGAGGTCCTTAATATGGAGCTACTCGCAAATGGTAGTACAGATGGATTTATCCTTTCTTTATCAAAAGAAACAATGCAAAAGGACGACTTTAGACACCTAACAGAGGCTATTGATCAAGGAATGCCTGTTGTAATGTTTGATCGTGTAGTAGATGAGATACCTTGTGACAAAGTACTTATAGATGACCGCGAGGGAGCAAAGCTAGGCGTAAACCACTTGATAAAAACAGGCTGTAAAAAAATAGCTATCATCACTACAGATGACTATATAACGATAGGTAAATTAAGAACAAAGGGTTACATAGAAGCATTAGAATCTGCAGGTATAAAAATAGATCCAGATCTTATTTTAAAACTAGATGCTATAGATGAGCTCAATGATAAGGCAAAAGCACGTATCAAACATTTCTTAAAAGGGAAGGACATAGATGGTGTATTTACGATAAATGAAATTTTTGCTGTGACCGCTGCCAAATATATTATGGAGGCAGACAAAAGCATACCTGAAGATGTGAGTATCGTGAGCTTCTCAGATGGTGAGTTGTCACAGCACTTTGTACCTAGCCTCACTACAGTAAGCCAGCACGGAGAACAAATGGGACGCAAGGCAGCAGAGCTTCTTATCAATAAATTAGAACGTCCAGAAGAGGAAATAGAGGAATACACAACGGCTTATATAGAAACGAGTCTTGTAGAACGAGAGAGTACGAAGCGAATTAAATAA
- a CDS encoding glycoside hydrolase family 32 protein → MKQLLIILALFTLIGCKEKTTPVNEVAVVEDRFRENYRPQYHFTPPTMWMNDPNGLIYHNGTYHLFYQHYPEDIVWGPMHWGHATSKDLISWEHKPIALYPDELGLIFSGSAVMDIHNTSGLGTKDNPPMVAIFTYHLMEGEKAGRKDFQTQGIAYSLDEGETWKKYSGNPVISNDGNIKDFRDPKVFWDENTEQWVMTLVAGDHAKFYSSPNLKYWTLMSEFGKNIGAHGGVWECPDLFPLQIAGSDETKWALLISINPGAPNGGSGTQYFIGDFDGTTFTPNQTETKWLDYGTDNYAGVTYNGLADNDRTFIGWMSNWNYARDTPTEVWRSAMTLSRKLTLHKNEENGYYLKNYPVPSIENYNYDKVTHETMNDGMSLSSDNYNEQRLDFIIPGELDTFTLTFSNANNDSLKFGYNAEGQFWLDRTSSGLTDFSTTFAEKTHIAPAILDDNMDVSISIFMDASSIEIFIDGGSTVFTDQIFPTTPFTALTFTSEDATIANLKVSKIKRIWK, encoded by the coding sequence ATGAAGCAGCTTCTTATCATTCTTGCACTTTTTACTCTTATAGGTTGTAAAGAAAAAACAACTCCTGTAAATGAAGTGGCAGTGGTAGAAGACCGCTTTCGCGAAAATTATCGCCCTCAATACCACTTCACTCCTCCCACAATGTGGATGAATGACCCTAACGGCCTCATATACCACAACGGCACTTATCACTTATTTTATCAGCATTACCCAGAAGACATTGTCTGGGGACCTATGCACTGGGGTCACGCCACCTCAAAAGACCTTATCTCTTGGGAGCACAAACCCATTGCCTTATATCCTGATGAGCTAGGTCTTATCTTTTCTGGTAGCGCTGTGATGGATATACATAACACCTCTGGCTTAGGGACAAAAGACAATCCTCCTATGGTTGCTATTTTCACCTATCACCTTATGGAAGGTGAAAAAGCAGGACGCAAAGATTTTCAAACTCAGGGTATAGCTTATAGTCTAGATGAAGGTGAAACTTGGAAAAAATACAGTGGCAACCCTGTTATAAGTAATGACGGAAACATCAAAGACTTTAGAGATCCTAAAGTATTCTGGGATGAAAATACTGAGCAATGGGTGATGACACTTGTCGCTGGCGATCACGCCAAATTTTATAGTAGCCCAAATCTCAAATACTGGACTCTTATGAGTGAGTTTGGAAAAAATATAGGGGCACATGGTGGAGTTTGGGAATGTCCCGATTTATTTCCATTACAGATTGCAGGAAGTGATGAGACAAAATGGGCATTACTAATCAGTATAAACCCAGGAGCACCTAATGGAGGTTCTGGGACGCAATACTTCATTGGTGATTTTGATGGAACTACATTTACCCCAAATCAAACAGAAACAAAATGGCTAGATTATGGGACAGATAATTATGCTGGCGTCACATATAACGGCCTAGCAGATAATGACCGAACATTTATAGGATGGATGAGTAACTGGAACTATGCTAGAGATACACCTACAGAAGTATGGCGCAGTGCAATGACGCTTTCACGAAAGCTAACGCTTCATAAAAACGAAGAAAATGGATATTATTTAAAAAATTATCCTGTACCATCGATTGAAAATTACAATTATGATAAAGTGACACATGAAACAATGAATGATGGCATGTCACTTTCCAGTGATAATTATAATGAACAACGATTAGATTTTATAATTCCTGGAGAATTAGACACATTTACATTGACATTTTCTAATGCAAATAACGATTCTCTCAAATTTGGGTATAACGCTGAAGGTCAATTTTGGCTAGACCGCACCTCATCTGGACTAACAGATTTCTCCACTACATTTGCCGAAAAAACTCATATCGCACCAGCAATTTTAGATGATAATATGGACGTATCAATTTCCATTTTTATGGATGCTTCCTCTATAGAAATATTTATAGATGGTGGAAGTACTGTGTTTACAGATCAAATTTTTCCTACCACGCCATTTACTGCACTCACATTTACAAGTGAGGATGCTACAATCGCAAATTTAAAAGTGAGTAAAATAAAACGAATCTGGAAGTAG
- a CDS encoding sugar porter family MFS transporter produces MKEITKWSITVALAGFLFGFDTVVISGANSPIKELWNLSPFMHGTFIMSMALWGTVIGSLLGGLPTKMLGRKKTLFWIGILFFASALGCALTQDPYTFSAFRFIGGIGVGVSSVAAPIYITEISSESNRGKLGGLYQFWLVFGILIAFVSNWLLKGVDGTNDWRWMLGVEAIPALIYTLMVMKVPNSPRWLVLQKKDDAGAMLVLQKIYEGAGAAQSRLEEIKLDLQQTKTSENLFQKKYSKVLWLGFLIAFFNQLSGINFVLYYAPQILEQAGLGGTESLFNSISIGIVNLIFTFIGIRLLDKLGRRQLIIIGSIGYIISLIMVGICFQMELSATLLLIFICTFVASHAIGQGAVIWVFLSEIYPNRVRAYGQSWGTSTHWVFAAIITLVTPFFIDDKEGIMRDHLWNIYYFFAGMMVLQLIWAITYMPETKGRTLEELEKDLVDHAK; encoded by the coding sequence ATGAAAGAAATTACAAAATGGAGTATCACCGTAGCCTTAGCCGGATTTTTATTTGGGTTTGACACGGTAGTAATAAGTGGGGCAAACTCACCTATTAAAGAACTATGGAACCTATCTCCATTTATGCATGGCACTTTCATTATGAGTATGGCTTTATGGGGAACCGTGATAGGATCATTGTTAGGTGGCCTTCCTACAAAAATGCTGGGAAGAAAGAAGACATTATTCTGGATAGGCATTTTATTTTTTGCCTCTGCCCTAGGATGCGCACTTACTCAAGATCCGTATACCTTTTCTGCCTTTCGATTTATAGGAGGCATAGGTGTAGGAGTATCGTCTGTAGCTGCACCTATTTATATCACAGAGATAAGCTCAGAGTCTAATCGTGGCAAACTAGGTGGGTTATATCAATTTTGGCTAGTATTTGGTATTCTCATTGCCTTTGTATCAAACTGGTTACTCAAAGGCGTAGACGGCACAAACGACTGGCGATGGATGCTAGGTGTAGAAGCTATACCTGCACTTATATACACTCTTATGGTAATGAAAGTGCCTAACAGCCCGAGGTGGCTCGTACTACAGAAAAAAGATGATGCAGGCGCAATGCTTGTTTTACAAAAAATATATGAAGGAGCTGGGGCTGCACAGTCTAGACTAGAAGAAATAAAACTAGATTTACAGCAAACTAAAACCTCAGAAAATCTTTTCCAAAAGAAATATTCAAAAGTACTATGGCTAGGATTTCTCATTGCATTTTTTAATCAGTTATCTGGAATCAACTTTGTGCTATACTACGCGCCTCAAATCTTAGAACAAGCAGGTTTAGGGGGAACCGAGTCACTTTTTAATTCCATCTCTATAGGGATTGTAAATCTCATATTTACTTTTATAGGAATACGTTTACTTGATAAACTAGGTAGAAGGCAACTCATTATCATAGGCTCCATAGGCTACATTATAAGTCTAATTATGGTAGGTATATGTTTCCAGATGGAGCTAAGCGCTACATTGTTACTTATATTTATCTGCACATTTGTTGCATCACACGCTATAGGTCAGGGAGCTGTAATATGGGTATTTCTCTCAGAAATATATCCCAACCGCGTGCGAGCTTATGGTCAATCATGGGGAACTAGTACCCACTGGGTATTTGCAGCTATCATCACACTCGTGACACCATTTTTTATAGATGATAAAGAAGGGATCATGAGGGACCATCTTTGGAATATTTATTATTTCTTTGCAGGGATGATGGTACTCCAATTGATATGGGCAATTACATATATGCCAGAAACCAAAGGACGCACCCTTGAAGAACTAGAAAAAGACCTTGTAGACCATGCCAAATAA